Proteins co-encoded in one Euleptes europaea isolate rEulEur1 chromosome 1, rEulEur1.hap1, whole genome shotgun sequence genomic window:
- the CISH gene encoding cytokine-inducible SH2-containing protein translates to MLFPWSWSDMIVCVQGPHPLLAEEKIRRLSLGALAVNLSEQVMQPLSVTPFQEESAPAIVAPTLENNPPQPRDPEEDLLCIAKTFAYLRESGWYWGSITASEAKQQLQKMPEGTFLVRDSTHPSYLFTLSVKTNRGPTNVRIEYANSKFRLDSNCLSKPRILAFPDVVSLIQHYVLSCMVESKSDAPYPPPVPSPPMQKEIAASAVHLKLIRPHSRKNNAPSLQHLCRLQINRSTTEADHLPLPKRMKDYLKQYPFQL, encoded by the exons ATGCTTTTTCCTTGGTCCTGGAGTGACATGATCGTCTGTGTTCAGGG ACCCCATCCTTTGCTGGCAGAAGAAAAAATCAGGAGACTATCGCTTGGAGCTCTTGCGGTGAATTTGTCAGAGCAAGTCATGCAGCCTCTGTCGGTCACCCCCTTCCAAGAAGAGTCCGCTCCTGCCATTGTGGCACCCACACTAGAGAACAACCCGCCTCAGCCACGAGATCCAGAAGAGGACTTGCTGTGCATTGCAAAGACCTTTGCATATTTGCGAGAATCTG GTTGGTATTGGGGCTCTATCACAGCCAGTGAAGCCAAACAGCAGCTCCAGAAGATGCCTGAAGGCACCTTCCTGGTGCGGGACAGCACTCATCCCAGCTACTTGTTCACACTGTCAGTCAAAACCAACCGCGGGCCCACCAACGTGCGCATCGAGTATGCCAACAGCAAGTTCCGGCTAGACTCCAACTGCCTCTCCAAACCTCGAATTTTGGCCTTCCCCGACGTGGTCAGCCTAATCCAGCATTATGTTCTTTCCTGCATGGTGGAGAGCAAGAGCGATGCTCCTTACCCCCCTCCAGTGCCCTCGCCACCCATGCAAAAAGAGATCGCAGCCTCGGCGGTGCACTTGAAATTGATCCGCCCGCACAGCCGCAAGAACAATGCGCCCAGCCTGCAGCACCTCTGCCGGCTCCAGATCAACAGATCCACTACGGAGGCAGACCACTTGCCTTTACCAAAGAGAATGAAGGACTATTTAAAGCAGTACCCTTTCCAACTTTGA